In the Mycosarcoma maydis chromosome 6, whole genome shotgun sequence genome, one interval contains:
- a CDS encoding uncharacterized protein (related to phosphatidylserine decarboxylase), with the protein MTSNSSPSPSPSASAASSPSTTLCTLRVQVLSGNNLAAKDRNGKSDPFVAVSLPGSAASSHHANNSHTTVKPKTLDPVWKAEEATFEFRVVPDWFGPHFAAVASDDIDSSVVRAAIQQVITDASPLSPHAAAASAAAAAATTTTTNPTTKPRPRLGLRSASTKKISGAASKIFVAPVKLGAAGARVVGRQMPRPMLLRRRLRPSTDPLSNSTAALHDAAKPTRGSIQLDASNGIVSSLEFVIWDKDRFSGDDYMGECSLPVSSWCKDGFAEWSKAQPLWLPLESSHPHAKISGELQVKIGFVPASPTAATGPQSWSVDELYNRLVLAALGTQGAAVRAIPASQSVGTTGATEAFLDDGLSSDSDDEDDEDDDDDDDDDDGDDDDDDDDDEEEGEEDDDDDDDDDDLGVSDGGPSDLNDGLEFESDDEAVYDQHYQSIAGAPAAATQSSTASASPSAALLTPPPQSQTTPGKYRRIFSRNKSPKSTSTSGAATPIDSTAPAPASDFDASQAAAPIESASATGTKPRTKRRLPRVRRLKPNAAPGDDSQTSDSRRSKRQGGARRRGQGNSRRKRGEYAFKAEMGMDIIGIVMMEVKGATDLPRWSNMTRTGFDMDPFAIISFGQKIFRTRVARHTLNPTWNEKLLFHVRRHETNFQTKFMIYDWDRMSSNDYVGGTQISIADLVDAAPKADAETGLYKMGDEGIAGSMKEFVLPLSRVEKDEEVKFKSKRPTLTIQAKFTPYDALRQRFWHHLAQQFDTNDSGTLSRLELSSMLDSLGSTLSTKTLDSFFLGVNKNPEEDELTFEETIVALEAEVQKPWNLKRKAVRQSSFNSGPQTPSLLGGVGDVGTDLNQEMDFSGADAPSAGSGLHERATPIITGTALTRSSTSDDTAAGGAMTNSGGMMRTLDRDLSALSLTSSTDSCSNGGGSGARSSQLTADSATARLAKPRSASGSSSGMLSSSPTPPLIHIESNQGLSSYDDLSTPERVVRLQSCPLCHMPRLSKKGEMDIITHLAVCASQDWRRVESLTVRNYVTASQAHRKWYTKVVNKISQGNYSLGANSANIIVQDRRTGELMEEKMQVYVRLGIRLLYQGARSRMEGARVKKMLKNMSIKQGVKFDSPASAREIPTFIAFHHLNTDEIRDTLESFKTFNEFFYRKLKPDARPNEEADNARRLVSGADCRMMAFESISEATRIWIKGRDFSVSRLLGDASKGVSDMDVYQNGGALAIFRLAPQDYHRFHCPADATVGKFTWIAGQYYTVNPMAIRSAIDVYGENIRVVVPFHSAQFGTFYAVCIGAMMVGSTVLTVNEGQHVRRGDEFGYFKFGGSTIVLVFERGRVAWDRDLVDNSRAAIETLVRVGMGIGRATALHDVEGLQESEDAKQ; encoded by the coding sequence TCACCGATGCCAGCCCCCTCTCACCACatgccgccgccgcttcggctgctgctgctgctgctacaaCTACTACTACCAACCCCACCACAAAGCCTCGCCCTCGCCTCGGTCTCCGTTCTGCCTCGACTAAAAAGATTTCGGGCGCTGCATCCAAGATCTTTGTCGCTCCTGTCAAGCTAGGGGCCGCCGGCGCCCGTGTCGTTGGCAGGCAGATGCCACGCCCCATGCTCCTTCGTCGACGACTTCGTCCTTCTACAGATCCTCTTTCCAACTCCACCGCCGCTCTTCACGACGCCGCCAAACCGACACGTGGCTCCATCCAACTCGACGCCTCCAACGGTatcgtctcgtcgctcgaaTTCGTCATCTGGGACAAGGACCGTTTTTCCGGAGACGACTACATGGGCGAGTGTTCGCTTCCTGTCAGCTCGTGGTGCAAAGATGGGTTTGCCGAGTGGAGTAAAGCACAGCCTCTTTGGCTGCCCCTGGAATCTTCCCACCCCCACGCAAAGATCAGTGGCGAGCTGCAGGTCAAGATCGGTTTCGTCCCGGCTTCCCccaccgctgccaccgGTCCGCAGTCCTggagcgtcgacgagctctACAACCGTCTCGTCTTGGCGGCGCTTGGTACACAAGGCGCTGCGGTGCGAGCTATCCCTGCTTCTCAGTCGGTCGGCACCACTGGCGCAACAGAGGCGTTTCTCGATGATGGcctcagcagcgacagcgacgacgaagatgatgaggacgacgacgacgatgatgatgatgacgatggcgatgacgatgatgatgatgacgacgacgaagaagaaggagaagaagatgatgatgatgacgacgatgacgatgatctGGGTGTCTCTGATGGGGGTCCTAGCGATCTCAATGATGGCCTGGAATTcgagtcggacgacgaagccgtCTACGATCAGCATTATCAGTCCATTGCCGGggcgcctgctgctgcaacacAGTCCTCgacagcctcagcctcgccatcagcagcacTGCTCACTCCACCGCCACAGTCCCAGACTACTCCAGGCAAGTACCGACGCATATTCTCTCGCAACAAGAGTCCCAAGTCCACCTCAACTTCAGGCGCTGCTACGCCCATTGATTCTACCGCCCCCGCCCCCGCTTCCGACTTTGACGCCTCGCAAGCCGCCGCGCCTATCGAATCGGCCTCAGCTACCGGTACAAAGCCACGCACAAAACGACGCTTGCCCCGTGTGAGGCGGCTCAAACCGAACGCTGCCCCCGGAGATGACTCGCAAACAAGCGATTCTCGTCGCTCCAAACGACAAGGtggtgctcgtcgtcgaggcCAGGGTAACAGTCGACGCAAACGAGGCGAGTACGCCTTCAAGGCTGAGATGGGCATGGacatcatcggcatcgtcatgATGGAAGTCAAAGGTGCCACCGATCTGCCTCGATGGTCCAACATGACACGCACCGGCTTCGACATGGACCCGTTCGCCATCATCAGCTTCGGTCAAAAGATCTTTCGCACGCGTGTGGCTCGGCACACACTCAACCCGACATGGAACGAAAAGCTGCTCTTCCACGTCCGTCGACACGAGACCAACTTCCAGACGAAATTCATGATCTACGACTGGGACCGCATGTCTTCTAACGACTACGTCGGTGGTACGCAGATCTCCATTGCCGATCTGGTGGACGCCGCTCCGAAAGCGGATGCCGAGACAGGCTTGTACAAGATGGGCGACGAAGGTATCGCGGGCTCCATGAAAGAGTTTGTCCTGCCCTTGTCTCGAGTAGAAAAAGACGAAGAGGTCAAGTTCAAAAGCAAAAGGCCAACCCTGACGATCCAAGCCAAGTTTACGCCTTACGATGCACTTCGTCAACGATTCTGGCACCACCTCGCCCAGCAGTTTGACACCAACGACAGCGGTACCTTGTCGCGCCTGGAGCTGTCGAGTATGCTCGACAGTCTGGGAAGTACGCTCAGcaccaagacgctcgacaGCTTCTTTTTGGGTGTCAACAAGAATCCggaagaagacgagctgACGTTTGAGGAGACCATCGTGGCgctcgaggccgaggtgcAAAAACCCTGGAACTTGAAGAGGAAGGCGGTGCGCCAGTCGAGCTTCAACAGCGGTCCACAGACGCCTTCACTGTTGGGCGGTGTCGGAGACGTTGGCACGGATTTGAACCAGGAAATGGACTTCAGTGGAGCCGATGCTCCCTCGGCTGGATCCGGGTTGCACGAGCGTGCAACGCCAATCATCACTGGAACCGCTCTGACACGTTCGAGCACGAGTGACGACACGGCGGCCGGAGGCGCCATGACGAATTCGGGTGGCATGATGCGCACGCTCGACCGCGATCTTTCTGCGCTCTCATTGACGTCGTCGACGGATTCTTGCTCGAACGGCGGCGGTAGCGGAGCACGCTCGTCGCAGTTGACTGCCGACTCAGCCACGGCGCGCTTGGCCAAGCCGCGCAGCGCCAGCGGCTCGAGCTCTGGCATgctctcttcctcgcccACTCCTCCGCTCATCCATATTGAGAGCAACCAGGGTTTGTCCTCGTACGACGATCTCTCGACGCCCGAGCGCGTGGTGCGACTGCAATCGTGTCCGCTATGTCACATGCCGCGGCTCTCAAAGAAGGGCGAAATGGATATCATCACGCACCTCGCCGTGTGTGCGTCGCAGGACTGGCGAAGGGTGGAATCGCTCACGGTGCGCAACTACGTGACCGCCTCGCAGGCACATCGCAAATGGTACACGAAAGTGGTCAACAAGATTTCTCAGGGCAACTACTCGCTCGGGGCGAATTCGGCGAATATCATCGTCCAGGACCGACGCACGGGCGAGCTGATGGAGGAGAAGATGCAGGTGTACGTGCGACTCGGGATTCGATTGCTGTATCAGGGCGCCAGGTCGCGCATGGAAGGTGCAAGGGTGAAAAAGATGTTGAAAAACATGTCGATCAAGCAGGGTGTCAAGTTCGACAGCCCTGCGAGCGCAAGAGAGATCCCGACGTTTATCGCATTTCACCATCTGAACACGGACGAAATTCGAGATACGCTCGAGAGCTTCAAGACGTTCAACGAGTTTTTCTAccgcaagctcaagccgGATGCGAGGCCGAACGAGGAAGCGGACAATGCGCGACGGCTCGTCAGTGGAGCCGATTGCCGTATGATGGCGTTTGAAAGCATTTCCGAGGCTACACGCATCTGGATCAAGGGCCGTGATTTTAGCGTATCGCGGCTGCTGGGCGATGCCAGCAAAGGCGTGAGCGACATGGATGTGTACCAGAACGGTGGAGCGCTCGCGATCTTCAGGTTGGCACCGCAGGACTACCATCGCTTCCACTGTCCGGCGGACGCCACCGTGGGCAAGTTCACGTGGATCGCAGGCCAGTACTACACCGTCAACCCGATGGCGATCCGATCGGCGATCGACGTGTACGGGGAAAACATCCGCGTGGTGGTGCCGTTCCACTCTGCGCAGTTCGGAACATTCTACGCGGTCTGCATCGGCGCAATGATGGTGGGAAGTACCGTGTTGACCGTCAACGAGGGGCAGCACGTGAGACGGGGCGACGAGTTTGGGTATTTCAAGTTCGGAGGCAGCACGATCGTGCTGGTGTTTGAGCGTGGGAGGGTGGCATGGGATAGGGATCTGGTGGACAATAGCCGCGCGGCGATCGAGACGTTGGTGAGGGTGGGGATGGGCATCGGCAGAGCCACGGCGTTGCACGATGTGGAAGGGCTACAAGAGAGCGAGGACGCTAAGCAATAG
- a CDS encoding putative ATP-binding multidrug cassette transport protein has translation MAAVGPTALGNASGADSYIASQQTVHRDETLPHTAAQSETNSAEASSDHHVDVGSAERQFNELSRQLSSKYAKDSDVEKHQPFDLRNWLSGTLEQADQMGNKRKSLGVSWSDLRVIGTASRDFNVPTIPSMALFEIIGPIFSILKLFGIDPAKSKTRDLLQAFDGCAKPGEMVLVIGRPNSGCSTFLKTIANKRNGFIDTKGQVLYGGIGADEMAKRYLGEVVYSEEDDQHHATLTVARTIDFALRLKAHAKMLPDHTKKTYRKMIRDTFLKMVNIEHTKHTLVGSATVRGVSGGERKRVSILEGLASGASVFSWDNSTRGLDASTALDYVKSMRVLTDLLEATMFVSLYQASEGIWEQFDKVLVIDQGRCVYFGPRTEARQYFIDLGFADRPRQTSADYITGCTDKYERIFQDGRDESNVPSTPEALEAAYRASRFYTQAIQEREAFNQIATADAKATHDFRQAVVDAKHRGVRTKSQYTVSYFAQVQALWLRQMQMILGDKFDIFMSYVTAIVVALLSGGIFFNLPTTSAGVFTRGGCLFILLLFNSLSAFAELPTQMMGRPILARQTSFAFYRPSALTLAQLLADLPFGVPRATLFVIILYFMAGLDRSASAFFTAWFIVLIAYYAFRALFSFFGAITTNFYSAARLAAIVMSMLVLWAGYVIPQAAMRRWLFWISYINPVFYAFEALMINEFKRITFTCEGAQIIPSGPGYPTQLTANQICTLAGATPGSDQIAGIAYLTASFGYQESHLWRNVGILIAFLVGFVAITALVVEKMDQGAFASALVVKKPPSKQEKELNQKLQDRRSGATEKTEAKLEVYGQAFTWSNLEYTVPVQGGQRKLLDKVFGYVKPGQMTALMGSSGAGKTTLLDVLADRKTTGVIGGERLIEGKPINVSFQRQCGYAEQQDIHEPMCSVREALRFSAYLRQSHDIAQADKDQYVEDIIELLEMHDIADAIIGYPGFGLGVGDRKRVTIGVELAAKPSMLLFLDEPTSGLDGQSAFTICRLLRKLADNGQTILCTIHQPSALLFETFDRLLLLERGGKTVYSGPIGKDGRHVIEYFAARGAQCPPGVNPAEYMLDAIGAGSQPRVGERDWADWYLESDYHQDNLRMIEQINRDGAAKPKSEERQSEYAAPWLYQFKVVLRRTMLSTWRQPSYQYTRFFQHLAFALLTGLLFLQLGNNVAALQYRLFVIFMLAIIPAIIMAQIMPFWIMSRSIWIREETSKTFAGTVFAATQLISEVPYALVCGTVFFVLIYYLTGFNTDSNRAAYFWVMTFLLEMFAISIGTMIASFSKSAYFASLFVPFLTIVLNLTCGILSPPQSMSSSLYSKFLYNVNPIRFTISPLIANELYGLDVHCAANEYSHFNPPANQTCQQWAGMYIARIGGYLANPQATSDCMYCTYLNGQQFYTPFGISFSERARDAGILIGFIAFNCIATIVFTKLFRFSNR, from the coding sequence ATGGCTGCTGTGGGCCCCACCGCGCTTGGCAACGCCAGCGGCGCCGACAGCTACATTGCGTCGCAACAAACCGTTCATCGCGACGAGACGCTTCCGCACACCGCTGCGCAATCAGAGACCAACTCGGCCGAAGCGTCTTCGGACCATCACGTCGATGTTGGCTCGGCCGAGCGCCAGTTTAACGAGCTCTCGCGTCAACTCTCGTCCAAGTATGCCAAAGACTCGGATGTGGAAAAGCACCAACCGTTCGACCTGAGGAACTGGCTCTCCGGTACCTTGGAGCAGGCCGATCAGATGGGCAACAAACGCAAGAGCCTTGGTGTCTCGTGGTCCGATCTGCGCGTCATCGGTACGGCAAGTCGAGACTTTAATGTACCTACGATTCCGTCCATGGCGCTGTTCGAGATCATTGGTCCTATCTTTAGCATTTTGAAGCTCTTCGGTATCGACCCGGCAAAGAGCAAGACCAGAGACCTGCTCCAAGCGTTTGACGGCTGCGCCAAACCGGGCGAGATGGTGCTCGTGATTGGGCGTCCCAACTCGGGATGCTCCACGTTTCTCAAGACGATCGCTAATAAGCGCAACGGCTTTATCGATACCAAGGGACAAGTGCTCTATGGTGGCATCGGTGCTGACGAGATGGCCAAACGCTATCTCGGCGAAGTCGTCTACTCGGAGGAAGACGATCAGCACCATGCTACGCTCACGGTTGCACGTACAATCGACTTTGCGCTTCGCCTCAAGGCGCATGCCAAGATGCTCCCCGATCACACCAAAAAAACGTACCGCAAGATGATCCGCGATACCTTCCTCAAGATGGTCAACATCGAACACACAAAGCACACACTCGTTGGAAGTGCCACGGTTCGAGGTGTCTCGGGAGGCGAACGCAAGCGCGTTTCCATCCTCGAGGGCCTCGCTTCCGGCGCCAGCGTGTTTTCCTGGGACAACTCGACGCGTGGCTTAGACGCTAGTACCGCGCTTGACTATGTCAAGAGCATGCGCGTTCTCACCGACCTATTGGAAGCCACCATGTTTGTCTCGCTCTACCAGGCTTCCGAGGGCATTTGGGAGCAGTTTGACAAGGTGCTCGTCATCGATCAAGGTCGTTGCGTCTACTTTGGTCCCAGAACCGAGGCGAGGCAGTACTTTATCGACCTCGGTTTCGCTGACCGTCCACGACAGACGTCGGCCGACTATATCACCGGTTGCACCGACAAGTACGAACGCATCTTCCAAGACGGTCGCGACGAATCCAACGTGCCCAGCACGCccgaggcgctcgaggccGCCTACCGAGCATCGCGCTTCTACACGCAGGCCATCCAGGAACGTGAAGCATTCAACCAGATCGCCACTGCCGACGCAAAGGCTACGCACGACTTTAGACAGGCGGTTGTCGATGCCAAACACCGCGGTGTGCGTACCAAGTCGCAGTACACGGTTTCGTACTTTGCCCAGGTGCAGGCTCTCTGGCTGCGtcagatgcagatgatcCTCGGCGACAAGTTTGACATTTTCATGTCCTACGTTACCGCCATCGTCGTGGCACTGCTGTCCGGAGGTATCTTTTTCAACCTCcccaccacctcggccgGCGTGTTTACCCGAGGCGGTTGCTTGTTCatcctgctgctcttcaACTCGCTCAGTGCGTTTGCCGAACTGCCAACGCAGATGATGGGTCGACCGATCCTGGCTCGGCAGACCAGCTTTGCCTTCTACCGCCCTTCCGCCTTGACGCtggcgcagctgctggcggATCTGCCGTTTGGCGTTCCGCGAGCTACGCTGTTTGTCATTATCCTCTACTTTATGGCTGGGCTCGATCGGAGCGCTTCGGCGTTTTTCACGGCGTGGTTCATCGTGCTGATCGCGTACTACGCTTTCCGTGCACTGTTCAGCTTCTTTGGTGCAATTACGACCAACTTCTACTCGGCGGCGCGATTGGCAGCTATCGTCATGTCCATGCTTGTCCTCTGGGCGGGCTACGTGATTCCGCAGGCGGCGATGCGAAGATGGCTCTTCTGGATCTCGTATATCAATCCCGTCTTTTACGCCTTTGAGGCTTTGATGATCAACGAGTTCAAGCGCATTACGTTTACCTGCGAAGGTGCACAGATCATCCCTTCCGGCCCTGGCTACCCAACCCAACTGACGGCCAACCAGATTTGCACGCTCGCCGGTGCTACGCCTGGATCCGATCAGATCGCCGGCATCGCCTACCTGACGGCGAGCTTCGGCTACCAGGAGAGCCACCTGTGGCGCAACGTGGGCATCCTGATCGCGTTTCTGGTCGGCTTTGTCGCCATCACTGCTCTGGTGGTGGAAAAGATGGATCAGGGCGCGTTTGCTTCTGCGTTAGTAGTCAAGAAACCTCCGAGCAAGCAGGAGAAGGAGCTCAACCAGAAgctccaagatcgacgtTCCGGTGCCACCGAGAAGACcgaggccaagctcgaagtGTACGGCCAGGCGTTTACGTGGTCCAATCTCGAGTACACGGTGCCGGTACAGGGCGGGCAGCGCAAGTTACTCGACAAGGTGTTCGGGTACGTCAAGCCCGGTCAGATGACGGCGTTGATGGGATCGAGTGGTGCAGGCAAGACGACATTGCTCGACGTTTTGGCGGATCGAAAAACGACCGGTGTGATCGGCGGCGAGCGGCTGATCGAGGGCAAACCGATCAATGTGTCGTTCCAGCGTCAGTGTGGTTATGCCGAGCAGCAGGATATTCACGAACCCATGTGCAGCGTCCGCGAGGCGCTACGTTTCTCGGCATACCTGCGACAGAGCCACGACATTGCGCAAGCCGACAAGGACCAGTACGTTGAGGACATTatcgagctcctcgaaaTGCACGACATCGCCGACGCCATCATTGGCTATCCTGGATTTGGACTCGGCGTTGGTGACCGCAAGCGTGTGACGATTGGTGTCGAGTTGGCGGCGAAACCTTCGATGCTGCTCTTTCTGGACGAACCCACGTCGGGCCTCGACGGACAGTCGGCGTTCACCATCTGTCGACTCCTgcgcaagctcgccgatAACGGCCAGACCATCCTGTGCACCATCCACCAACCttcggcgctgctgttcgAGACGTTTGACCGActgctcctgctcgagcgaggTGGCAAGACCGTCTACTCGGGACCCATCGGCAAGGACGGCAGGCATGTGATCGAATACTTTGCGGCGCGCGGAGCGCAGTGCCCGCCCGGTGTGAATCCGGCCGAGTACATGCTCGACGCGATCGGAGCCGGTAGCCAGCCTCGTGTGGGCGAGCGTGACTGGGCCGACTGGTACCTGGAGTCGGACTACCATCAGGACAACCTGCGCATGATCGAACAAATCAATCGCGACGGAGCGGCAAAGCCCAAGAGCGAGGAGCGCCAGAGCGAGTATGCGGCGCCGTGGCTGTACCAGTtcaaggtggtgctgcGCCGCACCATGCTGAGCACGTGGCGTCAACCTTCGTACCAGTACACGCGCTTCTTCCAGCATCTCGCGTTCGCATTGCTTACCGGGCTGCTGTTCCTGCAACTGGGCAACAACGTGGCAGCGCTACAGTACCGTCTGTTTGTCATCTTTATGCTGGCCATCATTCCGGCGATCATCATGGCACAGATCATGCCGTTCTGGATCATGTCGAGGTCCATCTGGATTCGTGAAGAGACGTCCAAGACGTTTGCCGGCACCGTGTTTGCTGCAACGCAGCTCATCTCCGAGGTGCCGTACGCGCTGGTGTGCGGTACGGTGTTTTTCGTGCTCATCTACTATCTGACGGGCTTCAACACGGACTCGAACCGAGCGGCCTACTTTTGGGTCATGACGTTCCTGCTCGAGATGTTTGCGATTTCGATCGGAACGATGATTGCGTCGTTTTCCAAGTCGGCCTACTTTGCGTCGCTATTCGTGCCGTTTTTGACAATCGTACTCAACCTGACGTGTGGTATTCTTTCGCCACCGCAGAGCATGTCCAGTTCGTTGTACAGCAAGTTTTTGTACAACGTCAACCCGATTCGGTTTACCATTTCGCCGCTGATCGCCAACGAGCTGTACGGCCTCGACGTGCACTGTGCCGCCAACGAGTATTCGCACTTCAACCCGCCTGCCAACCAGACATGCCAGCAGTGGGCCGGCATGTACATTGCTCGAATCGGCGGCTACCTCGCCAACCCGCAAGCCACCTCGGACTGCATGTACTGCACCTACCTCAACGGCCAACAGTTCTACACGCCGTTCGGTATCAGCTTCTCCGAACGCGCCCGCGACGCCGGCATCCTGATCGGCTTTATTGCCTTTAACTGCATCGCCACGATCGTCTTTACCAAGCTGTTTCGCTTTAGCAACCGTTAA